One Dictyoglomus turgidum DSM 6724 DNA window includes the following coding sequences:
- the lexA gene encoding transcriptional repressor LexA codes for MSKSILSKKQKEVLDFITSFWKKEGRIPTVREVSKALGLNSSGSGYFHMKALVEKGYLSQDKKGRFYLRNLINEEIIYLPLVGTIKAGIPVESPEYVDEYIPVPKSFVKIPEKSFLLKVKGDSMEGAHILDGDLIIVQKQDIAQKGEIVVALKDGESTVKFLSENYGIPCLKPANPRYSEIYPPFKIIGKVIGVIRLFK; via the coding sequence ATGTCCAAAAGTATTTTAAGTAAAAAACAAAAAGAAGTATTAGACTTTATAACCTCTTTTTGGAAAAAGGAGGGAAGAATTCCCACAGTAAGAGAGGTTTCAAAGGCTCTTGGCTTAAATTCCTCAGGTTCAGGATACTTCCATATGAAAGCCCTTGTAGAAAAAGGATATCTATCTCAGGATAAAAAGGGCAGATTTTATTTAAGAAATCTAATAAATGAAGAAATAATTTATCTTCCCCTTGTAGGGACCATTAAAGCAGGAATTCCCGTAGAATCCCCTGAATATGTAGATGAATATATTCCTGTTCCTAAAAGCTTTGTAAAAATTCCTGAAAAATCCTTTTTATTAAAGGTTAAAGGGGATAGTATGGAAGGAGCACACATCCTTGACGGAGATCTTATTATCGTACAAAAGCAAGATATCGCTCAAAAAGGAGAAATTGTGGTAGCACTAAAAGATGGGGAATCTACGGTAAAATTCTTATCAGAAAACTATGGCATCCCTTGTTTAAAACCCGCAAACCCAAGATATTCTGAAATATATCCTCCATTTAAGATAATTGGAAAAGTAATTGGAGTAATAAGACTTTTCAAATAA
- a CDS encoding NAD(P)/FAD-dependent oxidoreductase, with amino-acid sequence MYDVIIIGGGIIGALIVREFSFYNLSLLLIEKESDVSMGATKANSAIVHAGYDPIPGTLKAKTNVEGNKLYQELCEELSVPFKRIGALVLAFNDEELKTLMELKDRGIKNGVPELYILKREEVLKREPNISKDVKYALFAPTSGITNPFLLTVHAIENAIGNGLVVKLNEEVVSIKKEEKFYQVITNKDIYLTKYIINCAGINSDKIIKMLDPDYPFEIIPRKGEYLVLDKKVKDFVKSTIFHVPTEKGKGVLITPTVEGNILIGPNAEEIPNKEDKSTTLNGLLEVKEKAKNYCENIPFPLVINTFAGIRASSTYKDFFIKELPEFRNILHIAGIDSPGITSAPSISKIALEWLMEKEKITPNKNAKRTLNKIFFRDLPDEEKERLIKEDPRWGHIICRCEHVSEMEVILAIHSKLPAITLEAIRKRTRAGMGRCQGAFCGYHIMKILSEELNLPLPQITFKGSGSYMVKMENKARWKYVKRS; translated from the coding sequence ATGTATGACGTAATAATAATAGGAGGCGGTATTATAGGAGCATTAATTGTAAGGGAATTTTCCTTTTACAATCTTTCTCTCCTTCTTATTGAAAAAGAATCCGACGTGTCTATGGGAGCAACAAAGGCAAATAGTGCCATAGTTCATGCAGGCTATGATCCGATCCCTGGTACTTTAAAGGCAAAAACCAATGTAGAAGGAAATAAATTATATCAAGAACTCTGCGAAGAATTAAGTGTGCCTTTCAAAAGAATAGGAGCCCTTGTCCTTGCCTTTAATGATGAAGAATTAAAGACCCTAATGGAGCTTAAAGATAGAGGAATTAAAAATGGTGTTCCAGAGCTTTACATATTAAAGAGAGAAGAAGTTCTAAAAAGAGAACCCAATATTAGTAAAGATGTAAAATATGCCCTCTTTGCCCCTACATCGGGTATCACTAATCCTTTTCTACTTACCGTCCACGCCATAGAAAATGCCATAGGAAATGGACTTGTTGTAAAACTAAATGAAGAAGTAGTAAGTATTAAAAAGGAAGAAAAATTTTATCAGGTAATCACAAACAAAGATATATACTTAACAAAGTATATTATAAATTGCGCTGGAATAAACTCAGACAAAATAATTAAAATGCTTGATCCTGATTATCCTTTTGAGATCATTCCAAGAAAAGGAGAATACTTGGTATTAGACAAAAAAGTAAAAGATTTTGTAAAAAGCACCATCTTTCATGTGCCCACAGAAAAAGGAAAAGGCGTCCTTATAACACCAACGGTAGAAGGAAATATTTTAATAGGTCCTAATGCTGAAGAAATTCCCAACAAAGAGGACAAAAGTACCACCTTAAACGGGCTTTTAGAAGTTAAAGAAAAAGCAAAAAATTACTGTGAAAACATACCTTTTCCCTTAGTAATAAACACCTTTGCAGGTATAAGAGCATCAAGCACTTATAAAGATTTCTTCATAAAAGAACTTCCTGAGTTTAGAAATATTCTCCATATAGCAGGCATTGATTCTCCAGGTATAACTTCTGCTCCATCCATTTCAAAAATAGCATTGGAATGGCTTATGGAAAAGGAAAAAATTACTCCTAATAAGAACGCAAAAAGAACTCTTAATAAAATATTTTTTAGAGATCTTCCCGATGAAGAAAAAGAAAGACTAATTAAAGAAGATCCAAGATGGGGACATATAATTTGTAGGTGTGAGCATGTAAGTGAGATGGAGGTAATCCTTGCCATCCATTCAAAACTTCCAGCTATCACCCTTGAGGCTATAAGAAAGAGAACCCGAGCTGGAATGGGAAGATGTCAAGGTGCCTTTTGCGGATACCACATAATGAAGATCCTCTCAGAAGAGCTAAACTTACCCTTGCCCCAAATTACTTTTAAAGGTAGTGGATCCTACATGGTTAAGATGGAAAATAAAGCGAGGTGGAAGTATGTTAAAAGAAGTTGA
- a CDS encoding NAD(P)/FAD-dependent oxidoreductase, producing MLKEVDIVIIGGGPAGLSAGISSGKKGKKVLILERNDELGGVLNQCIHPGFGLVYYKEELTGPEYAQRLIQEIKNLKNVEYFLNTMVLQVKEDKEVIAVNSDGLWKIKAKAVIFSTGCRERTRGNLQIPGDRPSGIYTAGTAQRLVNIEGYLPGEKILILGSGDIGLIMARRLLWEGAEVIGVVEKLPYPGGLTRNLVQCLEDYNIPLFLKHTVVEIKGKDRLEGVYIAPVDDQGNPIWEDKKFIECDTLLLSAGLIPENELLENLNIPIDIATGGPFVDQNLSTLKDGFFSCGNSLLVNDLVDYVTIQGLLAGESAVNFIEDALKIEKRIKLKISGNLRFVVPQYLSYPINLKDITFYMRVKEPQKKAKLSLKDKEKKLKEWRYPLVKPAEMIVVRIRSEDLYEVESLEFSMEG from the coding sequence ATGTTAAAAGAAGTTGATATAGTAATCATTGGGGGAGGACCAGCAGGGCTTTCCGCAGGAATTTCCTCAGGAAAAAAGGGGAAAAAAGTACTAATCCTTGAAAGAAACGATGAGCTTGGAGGAGTGCTTAATCAATGTATCCATCCAGGTTTTGGACTCGTATACTATAAAGAGGAACTGACAGGTCCTGAATACGCCCAAAGATTGATACAAGAGATCAAAAATCTTAAAAACGTAGAATACTTTCTTAATACCATGGTGCTTCAAGTAAAGGAAGATAAAGAAGTAATTGCTGTAAATAGTGATGGACTTTGGAAAATTAAGGCAAAAGCAGTAATATTTTCCACAGGATGTAGGGAAAGGACCAGAGGAAACTTACAAATTCCAGGAGATAGACCTTCAGGTATATATACTGCTGGAACTGCCCAAAGATTAGTAAACATAGAAGGGTACCTTCCCGGAGAAAAAATTCTTATCCTTGGATCAGGAGATATAGGACTTATCATGGCAAGAAGACTTTTATGGGAAGGGGCAGAAGTAATTGGAGTTGTAGAAAAACTTCCGTATCCCGGAGGACTTACAAGAAACTTAGTCCAATGTCTTGAAGACTATAACATACCTCTTTTTCTTAAACATACTGTAGTGGAGATAAAAGGTAAAGACAGGCTTGAAGGAGTTTATATCGCACCGGTAGATGATCAGGGAAACCCTATCTGGGAAGATAAAAAATTTATTGAATGTGATACATTACTTCTTTCTGCAGGATTAATTCCTGAAAATGAACTTTTAGAAAATTTAAATATACCCATTGATATTGCAACAGGAGGCCCTTTTGTGGATCAAAATCTATCTACTTTAAAAGATGGATTTTTCTCTTGTGGAAATTCTCTCCTTGTAAATGACTTGGTAGATTATGTTACCATTCAAGGACTTCTTGCTGGAGAATCTGCTGTAAATTTTATAGAAGATGCTTTAAAAATAGAAAAAAGGATAAAATTAAAAATATCAGGAAACTTGCGATTTGTAGTACCCCAATACCTATCCTATCCTATAAATTTAAAGGATATAACCTTCTATATGAGGGTAAAAGAACCACAAAAAAAGGCAAAACTCTCATTAAAAGATAAAGAGAAAAAACTAAAAGAATGGAGATATCCATTGGTAAAACCTGCTGAAATGATTGTAGTCAGAATAAGATCAGAAGATCTTTATGAAGTAGAAAGTTTAGAATTTTCTATGGAGGGGTAA
- the dnaJ gene encoding molecular chaperone DnaJ encodes MPGKKDYYEILGVPRNATQDEIKQAYRRLVRQYHPDLNKDPGAQEKFKEINEAYEVLSDPQKRAQYDQFGSVGDFSGYGDFQGNWQPGGFDFEDLGRNFEDIFESFFGDSIFGDLFGRRREREKAPRKGQDLRYDINITLEEAAFGGNKEIYITRLETCPTCKGTGVEPGTSPIKCDMCNGTGQVRNMRQTPFGQFVQITTCPKCHGTGQIITNPCHECHGTGKVRKKRKIEFKIPAGVDEGYVIRLPGEGEPGENGGPNGDIYIHVHIIPHKIFKRENENIWMELPLDYLIALLGGEVEVPTLEGKEKIYIKPGTQTGEIITLKGKGIPYLRNKNQRGDQKIVVKITVPQSLSQKEKELLLEIAKIRGINVENNKGFFEQIKESFKK; translated from the coding sequence ATGCCTGGAAAAAAAGATTATTATGAAATCCTGGGTGTGCCAAGAAATGCCACCCAGGATGAAATAAAACAGGCATATAGAAGATTAGTAAGACAATACCACCCAGATCTAAATAAAGATCCGGGTGCCCAGGAAAAATTCAAAGAAATTAACGAAGCTTATGAGGTACTCTCTGACCCTCAAAAAAGAGCTCAATATGACCAATTTGGAAGTGTAGGGGATTTTTCAGGATATGGAGATTTCCAAGGAAATTGGCAACCGGGAGGTTTTGATTTTGAAGATTTAGGAAGAAATTTTGAAGATATCTTTGAAAGCTTCTTTGGAGACAGTATATTTGGAGATCTATTTGGAAGAAGAAGAGAAAGAGAGAAAGCCCCGAGAAAAGGGCAAGATCTAAGGTATGATATAAACATTACCTTGGAAGAAGCAGCCTTTGGAGGAAATAAAGAAATATATATAACAAGGCTTGAAACCTGTCCTACCTGTAAAGGAACAGGGGTAGAACCAGGAACAAGCCCCATAAAATGTGATATGTGTAATGGAACAGGACAGGTAAGAAATATGAGACAAACCCCCTTTGGCCAATTTGTTCAAATAACCACATGCCCTAAATGCCATGGTACAGGACAAATAATAACCAACCCATGCCATGAATGCCATGGTACAGGAAAAGTAAGGAAAAAAAGAAAAATTGAATTTAAGATACCAGCAGGAGTTGATGAAGGATACGTGATAAGGCTTCCAGGAGAGGGAGAGCCAGGTGAAAATGGAGGCCCAAATGGAGATATATACATTCATGTCCATATAATTCCCCACAAAATATTTAAAAGAGAGAATGAAAATATTTGGATGGAACTTCCTTTAGATTACCTTATTGCCCTCCTTGGAGGAGAGGTAGAAGTACCCACCTTGGAAGGTAAGGAGAAAATCTACATAAAGCCTGGAACTCAAACAGGCGAAATAATCACCCTAAAGGGCAAAGGAATACCATATCTTAGGAACAAAAATCAAAGAGGGGATCAAAAAATTGTTGTAAAAATTACTGTACCCCAAAGCTTATCCCAAAAGGAAAAGGAACTCCTTCTCGAGATAGCAAAAATCAGAGGAATAAATGTGGAAAATAATAAAGGGTTTTTTGAGCAAATAAAGGAATCTTTCAAGAAGTGA